From the genome of Haloferax sp. Atlit-12N:
TCTACAGCGACACCATCACACTCGGACGGGGCGAGTACTACGTCGAATACGAGGAGACAACGTATCGGGTCTGGTCCCTTGGTGGCGGCTCGCAAATTCTCGACTACGTCGTTCTCGGCGGACTGTTTTCGCTTGCGGCCGCGTTAGCCACGCCGGTTCTCACCCGAGCGGTTGGCGAACCGAAGGTGGCACACGCCCTTACGGCCGCATTCCTCGCTGGGGTCGTCGTGTTCGGCGTCCACGTGAAAACCAGCATCCTCGCGTCCGTGCTGAGCGTCGCAGTTCTCACGGTGGGAGTGCCGACACTCGCTGGCTGGGTCGGCGTCGCCGCGGACCGCAATCTCTAATTCTCGTCCGCGACACCCGACGAGGTATGCACATCGGCGTCGACGAAGCCGGAAAGGGACCCGTGTTGGGTCCGATGGTCGCCGCGGCGGTCCGGGCGGACCCCGACGCCCTCCCGGACGGAATCGCCGACTCGAAGCGACTGACTCCCGAACGGCGCGAGGAACTCGCCGCGAAACTCCGGGAGCGCGACGACATCGAAGTCGGCGTCGCGTTCGTCGAACCCGAGACAATCGACGACCCCGAGACGGACATGAACCTGCTGACCGTCCGGGCACAGGTCGAAGCGGCCGCCGAAGTCGCCGCCGACGCCGACGAACTCATCTGCGACGCGGGCGACGTGAGCGAGTCCAGATTCGGCCGTCGCGTCCGCGAGGGACTGGCCGAGACGGGCGTCTCGGTCGAGGTCCACGCCCAACACCGCGCGGACGACGAACACGCCATCGTCGGCGCGGCGAGTATCGTCGCGAAGGTCGAACGCGACCGCCGGGTCGAGGCCATCGCTGACGAGTACGGCGAGGTGGGGAGCGGCTACCCGAGCGACGGGACGACCCGCGAGTTCCTGCGGGAGTACGTCCGCGAACACGGTATTCTGCCGGACTGCGCGCGGAAGTCGTGGTCGACGTGTGCCGACCTCATGGCCGCGCACGAGCAGTCGTCGCTGGGCGATTTCTGAGGCGTCGCGGGACCGACGTTCGAAAAAGTGGAGGGTCGGGGCGGTTCGAAGGCGAGTCGCGGAGACGACTTACCGCATCTCGGCGAGCGAGACGTACGCGCCTTCCTGCGCGGAGAGCCACGTCGTCAGCAACTCGTCTTCGGAGAGTCCTGCGGGGAAGATGGTGCACTCGTCAGGTGCGTCGTCGTACGGGGCGACGATTGCGACAAGCTCCTCGTCGTCCGCGGAGGCGGACCGCCGCGTGGCGGTCGGTCGAGTCGTCGTCGCGTCCATGTCGTCGCGTCGAAGTGGCGTGTCTTCCATGAGTGGAGTGCGTGCACCGTGAGTACCGACGGGCGGCGGTTGATCGGTTGCCGGTTCGGTCAGTATTTTATAGACAGTCTATATGATTCTGTCGGCAAGTATATCCCAATGGGGACGACCGAAACCGTCGCAGTCGCCCGATTCTGACATGGGGAACGGACGAGCGGTCGGAGAGGTATCAACTGCGAGAATCGCGACGGTGGCCTGCGGGCGGAGTCGTCGGCTCGCGGCGCTGGACGCGTGACGAACGAGTGAAAGAACGCGTCGGTCGAAAGCGGGTCGACCTCAGCGGTCCTCGGTCAGGAGGAGTCGGAGGATGTCACCGTACGCGGGGCGGGTGACGAGGACGCCGATGATGACGCCGAGGATGGTGAAGATAGCGAAGCCCTGCAGGTCGCCGAGCGAGAGCACGGCGAGCGGGCTCATGGCGATGATGGTCGTCGCGGCGGCCGCGCCGATGACCCAGAAGGCCCGGCGGAACCGCGACTGGAAGACCTTCCGCGACTTCACCGTGCCCTCTGCCATCACCTCGTCGGCGATGATGATGAGGTCGTCCACACCCGTCCCGATGACGGCGATGAAGCCGGCGATGACAGAGAGGTCGAGCGGGTAGCCGATGGCCGCGGCGAACCCGAGGAGGATGTACACCTCGGAGAGACCGGTGACGATCATCGGCAGGGCGACCTGCGGCTTGCCGTAGCGGACGAAGACGACGCCGGCGACCGCGAGGACAGCGATGATACCCGTGATGAGCGAGTTGAACTTGAAGCTCTCACCCTGGCTCGGGGAGATGTACGACGAGGTGCCGCTGTCCTCGCCCGAGAGGTCGAGCTTGGCCGGCAGCGCACCGGCGCGGAGGTTGATGGCGATTTCCTGCGCCTCGGACGTGTTGAGCGTCTGGAGCTGGAAGCTCGGCGCGCCGGCCCACTCGCCGGCCCGCATGGTGTCGGCGAGTCCGTCGCTCATGCCGAAGGCGTTGACGACCTCACCGTTGACGACGAGGAGGAGACAGCCCTCGGTCGTGTTCTGTCCGCCGTCTTCCATGTAGGTACACCGGGTCCCGCCGTTCTGGGCGAGGCCGGTCTCGACGACCGCCGACTGGAACTCCTGTGCGGGTTCGTCCCGGACGGAGACGGGGACGAAGGCCCCGCTTCCGACTTGGGACTCCTGTGCGGTCCCGATGGACGTGAAGTCGGCCTGCGTCAGGACGGCCTCGCGCGTCTCGTAGGTCCGCGTGCCGTTCTGCGAGACCGGGTGATAGATGTCGATCTGGACCGTCCCGCGCTCGCCGACGAGGTCGACGACGTCGGACTGGTCGCGGTTGGGGACCTCGACGAGGATGAAGTGTTCGCCCGTCGCCGTGGTCACCTGTTGGACCGTCCCGCCGGAGAGGCCGGCCTCGTTGATCTTCGACTGGAGAACGCGGACCGTCTCGGCGCGGGTCGTCTCCGTGACACCGTCTCTGACCTCGCCGTGGGCGTAGCCCGCGGCGTCGAGCGCGGCGGCCAAGTCGTCGGTCGTGGCGTTCTCGATGGTCACTTCGACCGTGTTGGACTCCGCGCCCAGACGGGCGATGACGTCCGCGGCGTCGGCACCGTCCAACTGGGCGGCGACCTGTCGCTCGACGACGCGGTCGGAATCGCCCTCGAACTCGACGTCCTCGGCCGTGACGCCGACGAGCGGCGCGCGGATTCGCGTTCCGCCGTCGAGTTGGAGGCCGTACTTGAGGTTCGTCGCGCCGCTGTCATCGGCGATGGGGCCCTGTGTCTGCCCCCCGATGGTCGGCGAGAAGAGGGCGAACGTCGAGAGCAGGACGGCGACGACGAGGAAGATGACCCGCCAGTTGTCGCGGAGCGTGCTCATCGGGCCACCCCCTTGAACTTGTACCAGCGAAGGAGGGTCACGTTCAGCATGTAGGTGTTCATCAGGTCGGCGGTGAGGCCGAACACGAGGACCGTACCGATGGCGGCGAGCAACTGAATGCCGAACAGCGTCGCCGTGATGGTCATGACGATCATCGCCGCGATGGACGTGAGCGTCATGGTCACACCGGTTCGCATGGCGCGCGCGGTGGACTCGTAGAAGTCACCGGACCGTCGGAGGACGTGGTTGTTCAGGAGGATGTCCGAGTCCACCGAGTACCCGATGAGCATCAGGAGGGCGGCGACGGTCCCCAGCGATAGCTCGATGCCGAGGAGGTTCATCAGCGCCACCGGGATGACGATGTCGGAGAACGCCGAGACGACGACCGCGATGGAGGGAACGAACGAGCGGAACATGGCGAACACGAGGATGCTCATGCCCGCGAAGGCGACCGCGAGGCCACCGAGGGCGAGCAGTTGCGTCTCGGAGCCGAAGTTAGCCGACACCGCGTCGATAGACCGGACTTCGAAGCCGGCGTCTTCGGCCTGTGTCTGGAGTTCGGTCGACGTCGCGCTCCCGGACTGGAAGGTCACGACGTACGTTCCGTCGGCCGCGACGGAGCGAATCGATTCGGGCTGACTGTCGAAGGCCGCGGCGACCTCGCTTTGCGGGGCATCCGTTGCGATACGGAGTTCGGTTCCGCCGGTGAAATCGACGCCCGGGTTCACCGGCGCGCCAGTCGCGACGTACCACCCTCCGATGACCAAGAGGGCCACCGCGAGGACCGCGAGGGGGACGGCCACGAGTTGGCGATTCGTGTACCGGGTGTAGTCTACCTCCGGTACCGTAAACTCAACCATGGGTTGCGGTCCTGAGCGGTGCCGAATAAGGTTTCTTATCCGCGGACGGCCTCGGCCGCGAAGCGGTCTGACGAGCGCGCGGCGAACCCGCGACAGGCCCATAGTCGTTGGCCGACAATCGTGAACTATGACGACCGAACCGACGGCGACCCGCGTGGTCGTCTCCTTCCCCGACGAACTCAGCGCGTGGGGCTACGACCAGTTGACCGCCGACCGCTTCGTGAACTACCTGCGGCGGGTCCACGAGGCCGCCGCACCGGGCGACGAGTGGGAGGAGTTCCTCGACGTGGGCTGTTGCGGCGACTCGTTGACGCTGACGCTCCGCGTGGAGGAACTCGACCCCGAAGGGGCGACCCGCATCGGCGACGAGACGACGGTCGAGTTCGTCGAGCGCGAGGGAAGCGTTCACGGCGGGTGGTGCGTCCAGAGCGCGGACGGTCCCGTCTCCTCGACGGCGGAACAGCGATAGGAGAACGCGAGTCGCCGAGCGGGCGAAGAGCAGAAAAGGCCCGACTCAGGGCATGTAGCGGACCGCGACGACGCCCGGTTGCGAGCGGACTTCGACGCGGTTCACGTCGAGTCTGGCGGCCCGCGAGAGCAGGCCCTCGCGGTCCGAGAGGATGTCGTCGACGGCCTGTTCGGTCATGTCGTCGGGGACCGACAGGACGTGAATCTCGCCGGTCCCGGCGCGTTCCTCCCGGACGAGTTCGCCGTCTGGGTTGTCGGCGGCGATGTCGCGGGAGTTCGTCGTCGGCGACTCGGTGGAGCGCTCGACGGAGACAGTCCAGCGCGACTCGACCTCCACGAGCTGCCACGAGACGTTCATCGGCGGGTCGGGCGCGACGGTCCCGCGGACGGCTTCGTCCTCGGAGACGCCGGGGTTCGACGAGAGCGCGTGAACCTGCCCGGAGTGAACGTCCTTCAGGACGGCCGACTCCTCGTCGGCGGCGGTGACGAGAAACGTTCCCGTTCGCTCGGACTCGGACTCGGATTCGGATTCGGACTCGGGCTCGGTCATCACCCGGTGTATGCAACCGGGCCTTTTCCCCGTTTCGGGCGCTTTCGACCGCGTGTGGCACCTGTACCCACGGCGACGGTGGGCTTTTCTCGCGGCGCGCCGACGCGACTGACGATGCCCGCGCTCTGGCGGTTGACCCGGACCGAGACGGCCCGCCGCGTCTACGACGCGCTCAAGGCCCGCGGACTCACGGCGACGCAGATGGACGAGTACGTCGCGGACGCCGACGCGGTGGACGCCGACGCGGCGGACGCCGACGCGGCGGACGCCGACCGCGACCCCCCGGCGGGAGTCGAGATTCGCGCGCTCGACCCCGCGGAGGCGACGCGGTTCGAAGCACGTTACGACGCGTTCTCCGAACTCCGAGCCGACGAGACGGCGGTGTGCGCGTTCGACGCTGGGAGAGGCGAGAGGGACGGCGAGGATGGTGAGAACGGTGACGTCGCGGACGACGACATCGTCGGCTACCTCTTTCTCGGCGACCCCGGCCTGACGTACCACGTCCACCCGCTGGAGGCCGACGTGACCTTCCCCGGGGGCTACGTCCGCCGGGTGTTCGTCGCGCCCGAGGCGCGGAACCGCGGTATCGCCACCGCGCTCGTCTCGCAGGCCGTCGCAGTCGCCGCCGAACAGGGGGCCGAAACGGTCCACGCGCTCGTCGCCCGCGACAACCGACCCTCGCAGTGGACCTTCGAGAGCGTCGGCTTCCGGGTCGCCCGCGCCCGAGCGTACTACCGGGTCGGACCGTGGCGACGCCGGCGCGTCGAACCGGGTTCATAGCGGTACAGAGCACTCAGTTCCGTCCCGAGCGCTCCGTTCGGGAACGTTAGTATATAGATATTTGATTTATATATACTATAGCGGTTAAATTTATACTCAATCGGCCGAGTGTGTCGGACAGACAGGCATGACGGACGAACTCAGGTCAGCACTTCGCGGGAGGCTGGACGCGGTCGACGCGCGGGCGAGCGAGGTCGTGCGCTCATCGACGGGGGAGAACATGATTTCGCGGCTCGGGGCCGCGGACTGGTTGAGTCTGGGCGCGCTCTTCTGGGCGTGGGTCGGCGCGATACTGTTCGTGTCGGGCGAGCCGAACTGGGCCATCGTAGCCGTTCTCGCCGGCTTCGCCTTCGACAAGGCCGACGGCTACTACGCCCGCAAGACCGGGACCGCCTCGGCGTTCGGCCGACAGATAGACTCTTTCATCGACATCTTCGCGTACCTCGTGTCGGCGGCGCTCCTGTACCACGTCGCGCTCGCGCCCAACCCGGTCGTGAGCGCCGTCGTCGGCTTCGTCGTCCTCACCTTCGGCGGCCTGCGACTCATCCGCCACAACAGCGAGGGCTTCGGCGACGAGGGCGGCACCTCGTACTACCACGGGACGACGGTCGTCCACACGCACCTCGTCGTGCTGGCGAACTACTTCCTCCTCCAGTTCGTCCCGCTGTGGAACGGCTGGGTCGCGGGCGCGACCATCGTGGCGGTCTGCCCGCTCATGACCTCCGACTACAAGGCGTACAAGACCGACGCGGGCCACGTCCTCGTGGGCGTCGCCGGCGTTCTGACGGTCGCCGGCTGTCTCGCGCTCGAATTCGGCGTGATATGAGCGATCGGGCGCAAGGCTCACGAGGGCCGCAGACGCTTGCGGTGGACCTCCACTTCCACACCGACGCCTCCTACGACTGCGAGATGTCGGTCGAAGCGGTGCTGGCCCGCGCGGCGGCGGTCGGCCTCGACGCGGTCGCCATCACCGACCACGACTCGGTCGGGGCGCTCTCGCGGGCGTTCGACATCGCTCACGAGTACGGCGTCCGGGTCGTTCCCGGCGTCGAGGTCTCGACGGCCGACGGCCACCTCCTCGCGCTCGGCGTCGACGACCCGCCGGCGACGGGGCGACCGCTCTCCGAGACGGCGCGGACGGTCCGCGAGTCGGGTGGGCTCGCAGTCGTGCCGCACCCGTTTCAGACGTTTCGACACGGCGCGTCCCGTCGGGCGATTCGGGACGTTGACGCCGTCGAGGTGTACAACGCGCACACGCTCACCGGGTTCAGAAACGGGCAGGCGCGGCGCTACGCCCGCCAGCAGGGACTCCCGGGCACGGGCGGGAGCGACGCGCACCGGCCCGCGCTGGTCGGACAGGCGTACACGGCCGTCTCGGTCGAGGCGGACGGCGGCGTCACGACCGACGCTATTTTGGACGGGATTCGCGCCGGGCGAACCGTCGCGCGGGGGACGCGAACGACCGCCCGCCAGTACCTGCGGAAGTACGCGCTGAACGCCCGGCTCAAGACCGCCTCGTTCCTGTGACCGGTCGCCTGTTCGACTCGGTAGCGGCGCGGAACGCGGCGCTCGTCAGAGTCGGGGCCGTCGCCGCCGCCTTCGCGGCCGTCGCGGTCGGCGTCGCCGTGTTCGCCCCGCGCCTCGCCGACCCGGCGTGGGTCCGCTCGGCCGTCGAATCGACCGGTCCGTTCGCTCCGTTGGTGTTCGTCGGTATCCAGACGCTTCAGGTGGTGTTCGCGCCGATTCCCGGTCAGGCGCTCGCCGCCGTCGGCGGCTACCTCTTCGGGACGGTCGCCGGCACGGCCTACAGCATGGTCGGCGTCGTGGCGGGGAGTGCCATCGTCTTCCTGCTCGCCCGGCGCTTCGGCAGGCCCGTGGTCGAGCGCCTCGTCGCCGACGACGTGCTCGCCCGGTTCGACGGCTTCGCCGACCGCCGGGGCGTCGCCGGCCTGTTCGTCCTGTTTCTCCTGCCGGCGTTCCCGGACGACGCGCTCTGTGCGCTCGCCGGGCTCTCGCCGCTTCGACTGCGGACGCTCGTCGTCCTCGTTGCCGTCGGTCGCCTGCCGACGTTCGCTCTCGCGGCGGCCGCCGGGCAGAGCGCGGGCGCGGCGAACTACGAGGCGGTTGCGCTCCTCGTCGGAATCAGTGTCGTCGCCTCGGCGGTCGTCTACCGCTACCGCGACGAGTTAGCGACGCGAGTCGGATGAGGCTGAGTCGGAAAACACGAGTCCGCAGCAGTTACCGAAGCAGTCGGTGAATCCCGTAGATTCCCACCGCGCACGCGACCGGCGGGACGAGCCCGTAGATTGCGGGGAGGTCGTAGAGGAGTTGGACGACGGGAACGAGCGCTGAGACGGTCACGGGACCCACCGCGAACGGCTCGGCGGGCGTCTGAAGCTCCGCCGGCACCGACGCGACGAGTCCGACGTACACCGACAGCATGAACACGAAGCCCGCGAGCGCGAGGCTCAGGTCGTACCGCGGTTCCGAGCCGGTGCGGCGGTGTCGGCGGGCGACGAACAGTACGGGAGCGACCAGCGGCGCGACGACGAACAGCCCCACGAGGACGTAGAACGACCGCGAGAGGGTAAGCGAGCCACCGGGGACGCCGGCGGTCGCGCCGATGAGGACCACGAGTCCGAAGGCGACGAACAGCGAGACGACACCCGTCGCGAGGGCACCGACGAGGACGTAGCACTTGAACAGCCACGACTCGCTGTGCCGGAAGGCGTACGGGAACGCGCCGATGACGCCGCCGTAGTCGTCTGCCATCGGTCGCCCTTGGGAGCGGCCGCGATTAAAGCGACCGGTGTCGTTTTGACGCCGGGCGACGCGGCATCCTGTATGCAGGTAGACCTCGGGAACGTCCTCGGCACGGCGTCGGCCCACGGCGTCTCGCGCGAGGCGCTCGAACGACTCGACGGCCGCGTCGCGGCCGCCCACGACCGCATCGAACGGGGCCGAGAGGCCGGCGAACACGGCTACGAATCGCTGAACCTCCCGAACAGTACCGACCCCGCGGCGATTCGGGACGCCGTGAGCCGGTTCGACGACCCCTCGGCGGTCGTCACCGTCGGCATCGGCGGGAGCGCCCTCGGCGCGGCCACTCTCACCGACGCGCTCGAAAGCGACGTGGACGCCTACTACCTCGACAAC
Proteins encoded in this window:
- the rnhB gene encoding ribonuclease HII; translation: MHIGVDEAGKGPVLGPMVAAAVRADPDALPDGIADSKRLTPERREELAAKLRERDDIEVGVAFVEPETIDDPETDMNLLTVRAQVEAAAEVAADADELICDAGDVSESRFGRRVREGLAETGVSVEVHAQHRADDEHAIVGAASIVAKVERDRRVEAIADEYGEVGSGYPSDGTTREFLREYVREHGILPDCARKSWSTCADLMAAHEQSSLGDF
- the secD gene encoding preprotein translocase subunit SecD → MSTLRDNWRVIFLVVAVLLSTFALFSPTIGGQTQGPIADDSGATNLKYGLQLDGGTRIRAPLVGVTAEDVEFEGDSDRVVERQVAAQLDGADAADVIARLGAESNTVEVTIENATTDDLAAALDAAGYAHGEVRDGVTETTRAETVRVLQSKINEAGLSGGTVQQVTTATGEHFILVEVPNRDQSDVVDLVGERGTVQIDIYHPVSQNGTRTYETREAVLTQADFTSIGTAQESQVGSGAFVPVSVRDEPAQEFQSAVVETGLAQNGGTRCTYMEDGGQNTTEGCLLLVVNGEVVNAFGMSDGLADTMRAGEWAGAPSFQLQTLNTSEAQEIAINLRAGALPAKLDLSGEDSGTSSYISPSQGESFKFNSLITGIIAVLAVAGVVFVRYGKPQVALPMIVTGLSEVYILLGFAAAIGYPLDLSVIAGFIAVIGTGVDDLIIIADEVMAEGTVKSRKVFQSRFRRAFWVIGAAAATTIIAMSPLAVLSLGDLQGFAIFTILGVIIGVLVTRPAYGDILRLLLTEDR
- the secF gene encoding protein translocase subunit SecF; its protein translation is MVEFTVPEVDYTRYTNRQLVAVPLAVLAVALLVIGGWYVATGAPVNPGVDFTGGTELRIATDAPQSEVAAAFDSQPESIRSVAADGTYVVTFQSGSATSTELQTQAEDAGFEVRSIDAVSANFGSETQLLALGGLAVAFAGMSILVFAMFRSFVPSIAVVVSAFSDIVIPVALMNLLGIELSLGTVAALLMLIGYSVDSDILLNNHVLRRSGDFYESTARAMRTGVTMTLTSIAAMIVMTITATLFGIQLLAAIGTVLVFGLTADLMNTYMLNVTLLRWYKFKGVAR
- a CDS encoding DUF5812 family protein encodes the protein MTEPESESESESESERTGTFLVTAADEESAVLKDVHSGQVHALSSNPGVSEDEAVRGTVAPDPPMNVSWQLVEVESRWTVSVERSTESPTTNSRDIAADNPDGELVREERAGTGEIHVLSVPDDMTEQAVDDILSDREGLLSRAARLDVNRVEVRSQPGVVAVRYMP
- a CDS encoding GNAT family N-acetyltransferase, with protein sequence MPALWRLTRTETARRVYDALKARGLTATQMDEYVADADAVDADAADADAADADRDPPAGVEIRALDPAEATRFEARYDAFSELRADETAVCAFDAGRGERDGEDGENGDVADDDIVGYLFLGDPGLTYHVHPLEADVTFPGGYVRRVFVAPEARNRGIATALVSQAVAVAAEQGAETVHALVARDNRPSQWTFESVGFRVARARAYYRVGPWRRRRVEPGS
- a CDS encoding CDP-alcohol phosphatidyltransferase family protein translates to MTDELRSALRGRLDAVDARASEVVRSSTGENMISRLGAADWLSLGALFWAWVGAILFVSGEPNWAIVAVLAGFAFDKADGYYARKTGTASAFGRQIDSFIDIFAYLVSAALLYHVALAPNPVVSAVVGFVVLTFGGLRLIRHNSEGFGDEGGTSYYHGTTVVHTHLVVLANYFLLQFVPLWNGWVAGATIVAVCPLMTSDYKAYKTDAGHVLVGVAGVLTVAGCLALEFGVI
- a CDS encoding PHP domain-containing protein gives rise to the protein MSDRAQGSRGPQTLAVDLHFHTDASYDCEMSVEAVLARAAAVGLDAVAITDHDSVGALSRAFDIAHEYGVRVVPGVEVSTADGHLLALGVDDPPATGRPLSETARTVRESGGLAVVPHPFQTFRHGASRRAIRDVDAVEVYNAHTLTGFRNGQARRYARQQGLPGTGGSDAHRPALVGQAYTAVSVEADGGVTTDAILDGIRAGRTVARGTRTTARQYLRKYALNARLKTASFL
- a CDS encoding TVP38/TMEM64 family protein, encoding MTGRLFDSVAARNAALVRVGAVAAAFAAVAVGVAVFAPRLADPAWVRSAVESTGPFAPLVFVGIQTLQVVFAPIPGQALAAVGGYLFGTVAGTAYSMVGVVAGSAIVFLLARRFGRPVVERLVADDVLARFDGFADRRGVAGLFVLFLLPAFPDDALCALAGLSPLRLRTLVVLVAVGRLPTFALAAAAGQSAGAANYEAVALLVGISVVASAVVYRYRDELATRVG